The following proteins come from a genomic window of Larimichthys crocea isolate SSNF chromosome III, L_crocea_2.0, whole genome shotgun sequence:
- the rgs7bpa gene encoding regulator of G-protein signaling 7-binding protein A: MSSASNGRKNRPRSAGNIFQIGKPPYRDPQRRESTESTRKAQRAVADCRMIVQEFNTLVALYRELVISIGEITVDCPSLRAEMLKTRTKGCEMARAAHHSLSLISGPEDGEIHPEICRLFIQLQCCLEMYITEMLKSVCLLGSLQLHRKGKDSCGPPGIDSKIEESSDIPILEDTSSSPTDCPQLCWLVATDIENIEKDMREMKNLLSKLRETMPLPLKNQDDSSLLNLTPYPLVRQRKRRFFGLCCLVTS; encoded by the exons ATGAGTTCTGCATCGAATGGGCGCAAAAATCGCCCCAGATCCGCCGGGAACATCTTCCAGATCGGCAAGCCTCCTTATCGAGacccacagaggagggagagcacCGAAAGTACCCGCAAAGCCCAGCGCGCCGTGGCCGACTGCAGAATG ATCGTCCAAGAATTCAATACACTTGTGGCTCTGTACCGTGAACTGGTCATCTCCATTGGCGAAATCACTGTCGACTGTCCGTCTTTACGGGCCGAAATGCTGAAGACCCGAACTAAAGGCTGCGAAATGGCAAGAGCGGCACACCACAGTCTCTCCTTGATATCGGG GCCAGAGGACGGGGAGATCCACCCTGAGATCTGTAGGCTTTTCATCCAGCTGCAGTGCTGTCTGGAGATGTACATCACTGAGATGCTCAAATCTGTCTGCTTGCTGGGCTCCCTGCAGCTCCACAGGAAAG GTAAGGATTCCTGTGGCCCACCCGGCATTGACAGTAAGATTGAGGAGAGCTCAGATATCCCCATCCTGGAGGacacctcttcctctcccacTGACTGTCCTCAGCTCTGTTGGCTGGTGGCCACTGACATAGAAAACATAGAAAA GGATATGAGGGAGATGAAGAACCTTCTCAGTAAACTCAGGGAGACAATGCCTTTACCACTGAAGAACCAAG ATGACAGCAGTTTGCTGAACCTGACTCCCTACCCACTGGTCCGACAGAGGAAGAGGCGGTTCTTTGGGCTCTGTTGCCTGGTAACCAGCTAA
- the c7a gene encoding complement component C7 isoform X1: MRLLSGALIMKNITQFFLAVLPWLPLLFPSKGLCNQRVNCQWGRYGDWSECDGCTKLQTRSRVMAVYAQFGGSPCDGARTETRSCETTKGCPLADGCGDRFRCRSGKCISRSLLCNGDQDCEEDGLDELPATCDTPTHVVCSKSVVLPSIELLGLGFDMVSGKWKASVINTKSFGGQCRTLFSGVHNALYRLPLSTLKYNFMVKVQNDFSDEMFESKWHYAKDIVNRQKVSGTTSGYRNYDLHEKDDKSRTHKLLVLKNAIEVAQFQSNSPEYLPISEEFWKALAKLPSVYDYAAYRKVLEMYGTHYLSEGSLGGSFKVVAMIDEESEKKTMTSTSEFNECERTKRWILFFPITRVSCSSGRDHRSDSSDSTTSNSVENVAVNGGGTQQTAALMTMNFRNPNKNWEMYSNWADSVRSFPKVTKQKLRPLSELVKEVQCAGVKKLYLRRAIEQYLSESDPCHCWPCSNNGIVVMDGDECKCICKPGTSGLACEQGTEAEGQQGVIHGSWTCWSAWASCSGGRRSRSRSCSNPTPWNGGQNCIGETTETSDCEEQDLQYLKTMEPQCFDQTLPASQKCGTPHALINGYIVDQKDIYLVGSKVEYRCTAGFYLVGQNSIECTADQTWSSKPGMCSVVSCQLELAADVIAFPLSEGYAVGQSVTLSCPPGRQLLGEAVVSCDSSMHFSPNPAEIKCSPVTPTQQMTLVECQPWEKSSRGKCVCKMPFECSSSSLDVCASSATTVSRKSILLNVCKMHALKCIGKNHMIVEDSTCTWPERSTTGCAKCHIWETCNDQTNQCQCKDSADCVTPGYNVCVRVGEDAANQTMSECDAGLRRCKGEKVSVVSILPCTD; this comes from the exons ATGCGGTTGCTCTCTGGTGCGCTCATCATGAAG aACATTACGCAGTTCTTTTTAGCAGTCTTGCCATGGTTGCCTCTCCTGTTTCCTTCGAAAGG GTTGTGTAACCAGAGAGTTAATTGCCAGTGGGGTCGTTATGGTGATTGGTCAGAGTGTGATGGCTGCACCAAATTACAG ACAAGAAGCCGAGTCATGGCTGTTTATGCTCAGTTTGGAGGGAGCCCCTGTGATGGGGCGCGAACTGAGACTAGGTCCTGTGAAACCACAAAAGGCTGCCCTCTAGCGGATGGATGTGGAGACAGATTTCGCTGTCGATCTG GAAAGTGTATTAGCCGGTCTCTGCTGTGCAACGGTGATCAGGACTGTGAGGAAGATGGACTCGACGAACTTCCCGCAACTTGTGACACTCCAACACACGTTGTATGTTCTAAATCAGTTGTCCTGCCTAGCATTGAACTCCTAGGACTTGG GTTTGATATGGTGTCAGGGAAGTGGAAGGCCAGTGTCATTAACACAAAGAGCTTTGGGGGCCAGTGTCGCACCCTCTTCAGTGGTGTCCACAATGCTCTCTACAGACTGCCCCTAAGTACTCTCAAGTACAACTTTATG GTTAAAGTTCAGAATGACTTCAGTGATGAGATGTTCGAAAGTAAATGGCACTATGCAAAGGACATTGTCAATAGACAGAAAGTGTCTGGTACCACGTCAGGATATCGTAACTATGATCTTCATGAGAAAGATGACAAGAGTCGG ACCCACAAGCTTTTGGTTTTAAAGAATGCCATAGAGGTAGCTCAGTTCCAGAGCAACTCTCCTGAGTATCTCCCGATATCTGAGGAGTTTTGGAAGGCACTGGCTAAACTCCCATCAGTTTACGACTATGCTGCTTATAGGAAGGTTTTGGAAATGTATGGAACGCACTACCTGTCCGAGGGAAGCCTCGGAGGCTCCTTCAAGGTTGTCGCCATGATTGAtgaagagagtgaaaaaaagacaa TGACCAGCACCTCCGAATTTAATGAGTGTGAAAGGACTAAACGTtggattctttttttccccatcaccCGCGTTTCCTGCAGCAGTGGTCGCGATCACCGCTCAGATTCTAGTG attCCACCACCAGTAATTCTGTGGAAAATGTGGCTGTGAATGGAGGTGGCAcacaacaaactgcagcactGATGACAATGAATTTCAGGAATCCAAATAAAAACTGGGAAATGTATTCAAACTGGGCTGACTCTGTTCGATCGTTTCCAAaggtcacaaaacaaaaa ctgCGACCACTGTCAGAGCTAGTAAAGGAGGTGCAGTGTGCTGGGGTGAAGAAGCTCTACCTTCGCAGGGCCATTGAGCAGTACCTTTCTGAGAGTGACCCCTGCCACTGCTGGCCTTGCAGCAACAATGGCATAGTTGTCATGGATGGAGATGAATGCAAATGCATTTGTAAACCTGGCACATCAGGACTGGCCTGTGAGCAAGGAACTGAAGCTGAGGGTCAGCAAG GAGTGATCCATGGTAGTTGGACCTGCTGGTCTGCATGGGCATCATGCTCTGGAGGTCGAAGGTCAAGAAGCCGTTCATGTTCTAATCCCACTCCATGGAACGGAGGACAAAATTGTATCGGAGAAACCACTGAAACATCTGACTGTGAAGAGCAAGATCTGCAATATTTAAA AACCATGGAGCCTCAGTGCTTCGACCAAACTCTCCCAGCAAGTCAGAAGTGCGGAACTCCACATGCTCTAATCAATGGCTACATCGTG GACCAAAAGGATATTTACCTTGTGGGTAGTAAGGTTGAATACAGGTGCACTGCCGGTTTTTATCTTGTTGGTCAAAACTCCATAGAATGCACTGCTGATCAAACTTGGTCTAGCAAGCCTGGAATGTGCTCAG ttgTAAGCTGCCAGCTTGAGCTTGCTGCTGATGTCATAGCCTTTCCTTTATCTGAGGGCTATGCCGTAGGGCAATCGGTCACCTTGTCCTGTCCACCAGGTAGACAGCTGCTAGGAGAAGCAGTGGTTTCATGTGACTCCAGTATGCATTTTTCACCAAACCCAGCAGAAATCAAATGCAGCCCAG TCACTCCAACACAACAAATGACCTTGGTCGAATGTCAACCATGGGAGAAGTCTTCCAGAGGCAAATGTGTTTGCAAAATGCCCTTTGAGTGCAG caGTTCATCTTTGGATGTGTGCGCCTCTAGTGCTACTACTGTGAGTAGAAAATCAATTCTTCTGAATGTGTGCAAAATGCATGCACTGAAGTGTATTGGGAAGAACCACATGATAGTAGAAGACAGCACCTGCACTTGGCCAGAGCGCAGCACAACAGGCTGCGCCAAATGTCACATTTGGGAAACTTGCAACG ATCAAACCAATCAGTGTCAGTGTAAGGACTCTGCAGATTGCGTGACCCCAggatataatgtgtgtgttcgtgttggAGAGGATGCAGCAAATCAGACCATGAGCGAGTGTGATGCAGGACTACGGCGATGTAAAGGAGAAAAGGTGTCAGTTGTCAGTATCCTGCCTTGCACTGACTGA
- the c7a gene encoding complement component C7 isoform X2, translating to MRLLSGALIMKNITQFFLAVLPWLPLLFPSKGLCNQRVNCQWGRYGDWSECDGCTKLQTRSRVMAVYAQFGGSPCDGARTETRSCETTKGCPLADGCGDRFRCRSGKCISRSLLCNGDQDCEEDGLDELPATCDTPTHVVCSKSVVLPSIELLGLGFDMVSGKWKASVINTKSFGGQCRTLFSGVHNALYRLPLSTLKYNFMVKVQNDFSDEMFESKWHYAKDIVNRQKVSGTTSGYRNYDLHEKDDKSRTHKLLVLKNAIEVAQFQSNSPEYLPISEEFWKALAKLPSVYDYAAYRKVLEMYGTHYLSEGSLGGSFKVVAMIDEESEKKTMTSTSEFNECERTKRWILFFPITRVSCSSGRDHRSDSSDSTTSNSVENVAVNGGGTQQTAALMTMNFRNPNKNWEMYSNWADSVRSFPKVTKQKLRPLSELVKEVQCAGVKKLYLRRAIEQYLSESDPCHCWPCSNNGIVVMDGDECKCICKPGTSGLACEQGTEAEGQQGVIHGSWTCWSAWASCSGGRRSRSRSCSNPTPWNGGQNCIGETTETSDCEEQDLQYLKTMEPQCFDQTLPASQKCGTPHALINGYIVDQKDIYLVGSKVEYRCTAGFYLVGQNSIECTADQTWSSKPGMCSVVSCQLELAADVIAFPLSEGYAVGQSVTLSCPPGRQLLGEAVVSCDSSMHFSPNPAEIKCSPVTPTQQMTLVECQPWEKSSRGKCVCKMPFECSSSLDVCASSATTVSRKSILLNVCKMHALKCIGKNHMIVEDSTCTWPERSTTGCAKCHIWETCNDQTNQCQCKDSADCVTPGYNVCVRVGEDAANQTMSECDAGLRRCKGEKVSVVSILPCTD from the exons ATGCGGTTGCTCTCTGGTGCGCTCATCATGAAG aACATTACGCAGTTCTTTTTAGCAGTCTTGCCATGGTTGCCTCTCCTGTTTCCTTCGAAAGG GTTGTGTAACCAGAGAGTTAATTGCCAGTGGGGTCGTTATGGTGATTGGTCAGAGTGTGATGGCTGCACCAAATTACAG ACAAGAAGCCGAGTCATGGCTGTTTATGCTCAGTTTGGAGGGAGCCCCTGTGATGGGGCGCGAACTGAGACTAGGTCCTGTGAAACCACAAAAGGCTGCCCTCTAGCGGATGGATGTGGAGACAGATTTCGCTGTCGATCTG GAAAGTGTATTAGCCGGTCTCTGCTGTGCAACGGTGATCAGGACTGTGAGGAAGATGGACTCGACGAACTTCCCGCAACTTGTGACACTCCAACACACGTTGTATGTTCTAAATCAGTTGTCCTGCCTAGCATTGAACTCCTAGGACTTGG GTTTGATATGGTGTCAGGGAAGTGGAAGGCCAGTGTCATTAACACAAAGAGCTTTGGGGGCCAGTGTCGCACCCTCTTCAGTGGTGTCCACAATGCTCTCTACAGACTGCCCCTAAGTACTCTCAAGTACAACTTTATG GTTAAAGTTCAGAATGACTTCAGTGATGAGATGTTCGAAAGTAAATGGCACTATGCAAAGGACATTGTCAATAGACAGAAAGTGTCTGGTACCACGTCAGGATATCGTAACTATGATCTTCATGAGAAAGATGACAAGAGTCGG ACCCACAAGCTTTTGGTTTTAAAGAATGCCATAGAGGTAGCTCAGTTCCAGAGCAACTCTCCTGAGTATCTCCCGATATCTGAGGAGTTTTGGAAGGCACTGGCTAAACTCCCATCAGTTTACGACTATGCTGCTTATAGGAAGGTTTTGGAAATGTATGGAACGCACTACCTGTCCGAGGGAAGCCTCGGAGGCTCCTTCAAGGTTGTCGCCATGATTGAtgaagagagtgaaaaaaagacaa TGACCAGCACCTCCGAATTTAATGAGTGTGAAAGGACTAAACGTtggattctttttttccccatcaccCGCGTTTCCTGCAGCAGTGGTCGCGATCACCGCTCAGATTCTAGTG attCCACCACCAGTAATTCTGTGGAAAATGTGGCTGTGAATGGAGGTGGCAcacaacaaactgcagcactGATGACAATGAATTTCAGGAATCCAAATAAAAACTGGGAAATGTATTCAAACTGGGCTGACTCTGTTCGATCGTTTCCAAaggtcacaaaacaaaaa ctgCGACCACTGTCAGAGCTAGTAAAGGAGGTGCAGTGTGCTGGGGTGAAGAAGCTCTACCTTCGCAGGGCCATTGAGCAGTACCTTTCTGAGAGTGACCCCTGCCACTGCTGGCCTTGCAGCAACAATGGCATAGTTGTCATGGATGGAGATGAATGCAAATGCATTTGTAAACCTGGCACATCAGGACTGGCCTGTGAGCAAGGAACTGAAGCTGAGGGTCAGCAAG GAGTGATCCATGGTAGTTGGACCTGCTGGTCTGCATGGGCATCATGCTCTGGAGGTCGAAGGTCAAGAAGCCGTTCATGTTCTAATCCCACTCCATGGAACGGAGGACAAAATTGTATCGGAGAAACCACTGAAACATCTGACTGTGAAGAGCAAGATCTGCAATATTTAAA AACCATGGAGCCTCAGTGCTTCGACCAAACTCTCCCAGCAAGTCAGAAGTGCGGAACTCCACATGCTCTAATCAATGGCTACATCGTG GACCAAAAGGATATTTACCTTGTGGGTAGTAAGGTTGAATACAGGTGCACTGCCGGTTTTTATCTTGTTGGTCAAAACTCCATAGAATGCACTGCTGATCAAACTTGGTCTAGCAAGCCTGGAATGTGCTCAG ttgTAAGCTGCCAGCTTGAGCTTGCTGCTGATGTCATAGCCTTTCCTTTATCTGAGGGCTATGCCGTAGGGCAATCGGTCACCTTGTCCTGTCCACCAGGTAGACAGCTGCTAGGAGAAGCAGTGGTTTCATGTGACTCCAGTATGCATTTTTCACCAAACCCAGCAGAAATCAAATGCAGCCCAG TCACTCCAACACAACAAATGACCTTGGTCGAATGTCAACCATGGGAGAAGTCTTCCAGAGGCAAATGTGTTTGCAAAATGCCCTTTGAGTGCAG TTCATCTTTGGATGTGTGCGCCTCTAGTGCTACTACTGTGAGTAGAAAATCAATTCTTCTGAATGTGTGCAAAATGCATGCACTGAAGTGTATTGGGAAGAACCACATGATAGTAGAAGACAGCACCTGCACTTGGCCAGAGCGCAGCACAACAGGCTGCGCCAAATGTCACATTTGGGAAACTTGCAACG ATCAAACCAATCAGTGTCAGTGTAAGGACTCTGCAGATTGCGTGACCCCAggatataatgtgtgtgttcgtgttggAGAGGATGCAGCAAATCAGACCATGAGCGAGTGTGATGCAGGACTACGGCGATGTAAAGGAGAAAAGGTGTCAGTTGTCAGTATCCTGCCTTGCACTGACTGA